A window from Opitutia bacterium ISCC 52 encodes these proteins:
- a CDS encoding sigma-70 family RNA polymerase sigma factor: protein MNENEQAIPFHKELLVQLQPRLHGYIIGLLASPRDAQDVLQETNKAILAKLDNFQQPGSFSAWAHKFAYFQCLAFRKQNQRNKLNFETELIEELAEVAKPVDEMAEKNLPLLSACLERLQPKSRSIVADYYYDSLSIKEIAADRNLKTNHVAQILFRARKALFECIQKEATAHHPPTTP, encoded by the coding sequence TTGAACGAAAACGAACAAGCTATCCCGTTTCACAAAGAGTTGCTCGTGCAGCTGCAGCCACGCTTGCACGGCTACATAATTGGCCTTCTGGCAAGCCCGAGGGATGCCCAAGATGTGCTACAGGAGACTAATAAAGCTATCCTCGCGAAGCTCGACAACTTCCAGCAGCCCGGCAGCTTCAGTGCCTGGGCTCACAAATTTGCATACTTTCAATGCCTCGCATTCCGAAAGCAGAACCAACGCAACAAACTGAATTTCGAGACGGAATTGATCGAGGAGCTGGCCGAGGTAGCCAAACCCGTCGATGAGATGGCAGAGAAAAACCTTCCGTTACTCTCAGCCTGTCTCGAGCGACTGCAACCCAAGTCCCGCTCTATTGTTGCCGACTATTACTACGATAGCCTATCCATTAAGGAGATTGCTGCAGATAGAAATTTGAAGACCAACCACGTTGCCCAAATTCTATTTCGCGCCCGCAAGGCGCTGTTTGAATGTATTCAAAAAGAAGCCACCGCCCATCATCCCCCTACAACTCCCTAA
- a CDS encoding DUF1553 domain-containing protein, giving the protein MNELEILIQRMLDGELSPSEHTQLSSLLKDNPEGQAYYAQQCQIHAELLLNEELRTSLPAEPPIDEEVHELTTPSESKPRWLPFVAMVAASVVITLSAVIAYQSLKDSPPQVVGSETLGSTETATPQEVYDQTEFKGVGSQQRPPTPFINVSAEHGKGPISFNQDIRPILSENCYACHGPDAEAREADLRLDVEEWAFRKREDGPPAIIKGDPDGSPVYQRIMNPLKSEIMPPEDSHKVLTAEQKQLIGQWISEGAEWEGHWAFIKPTKPEPPEVSWGSNKIDKFTFARMQEQGLSPNEEADRPTLARRLSLDLTGLPPTPELVSGFVNDRSDNAYENLVDKLLASSTYGEHQARFWLDAARYADTHGLHLDNYREIWPYRDWVVKAFNDNKPFDEFTVEQIAGDLLPQPSLDQRLATGFNRCNPTTSEGGAIDAEYRAIYAKDRVETTATVFMGLTMGCASCHDHKFDPFTMKDFYKFSAFFNNFDGPVMDGNAYDTRPIVAIPKPDQKSEWEVVKAKRDELNDAMAALKKENKEAYQAWQSQEEVPFEKFEHDLQLALELKFQKEDNQDNTERKIANNPVKEASMGDTIDLSEAGLDFDASKPFTITAEIKLPAEGSEKLVRIPILEQFDGDRGWRLSVANSDPTFPNRYQIIFQLIHSLKNNDLISVTTKSERVNPREFSTPTINITYDGSGTIAGLTVSSGSRQPYDYSKVIDNLSGSVATVAPLRAGSYTDGLIPGDHASSNYKTGYYDKSNDEPKTGFIKSVKFYERQIYSYELTNMTAKRLEELLKVPSERRRPSNESQVEDYYYTIKVPGYLDLKEQQAINDVRYNHIYDQAIVSLVMEEKDALPSAHMLARGEYDKPGEEVFANIPESLGQLPEDAPKNRLGLANWLIDPDNPLTARVTVNRFWQNYFGIGIVATSEDFGLMGENPTHPELLDWLAINFQETGWNVKGLIKTLVMSATYRQNSKVEPDELAIDRNNRYLARGPRYRLDGEVLRDKALFVSGSLNPRVGGPPVKPYQPEGIWNAVAYSDSNTAHFSQDHGEALYRRSLYTFWKRTAPPPNMVVFDVPSRENCNVRRERTNTPLQALTLMNDPQFVEAARQLAERTLTEHTGSASEKIRQIYTYAFGSAPIEKHHEILKRSYETFHDSFKDSPKDARSLIETGDSFPNQDLDPVELASLTMVANQIMNLDSFINKY; this is encoded by the coding sequence ATGAACGAACTGGAAATCCTTATTCAACGCATGCTCGACGGCGAACTTAGCCCGAGCGAGCACACCCAACTTTCGTCCCTTTTAAAGGACAATCCTGAAGGCCAGGCCTACTACGCTCAGCAATGCCAGATCCATGCTGAACTTCTACTCAACGAAGAACTGCGTACCTCCCTTCCCGCGGAACCACCTATTGATGAGGAGGTACATGAATTAACAACACCTTCAGAAAGCAAACCCAGATGGCTACCGTTTGTTGCCATGGTGGCTGCCTCGGTCGTGATTACTTTATCGGCAGTCATTGCCTATCAATCATTGAAAGACTCACCACCTCAAGTCGTGGGGTCTGAGACATTGGGCTCCACCGAAACCGCCACTCCTCAGGAGGTTTACGACCAAACCGAATTTAAAGGAGTCGGCTCACAGCAGCGTCCACCCACTCCGTTTATCAATGTGAGTGCCGAGCATGGAAAAGGTCCCATTAGCTTCAACCAGGATATCCGCCCCATTCTTTCTGAAAATTGCTATGCCTGTCATGGCCCCGATGCTGAGGCTCGGGAAGCCGATTTGAGATTGGATGTAGAAGAATGGGCCTTCCGCAAGCGGGAAGATGGCCCTCCCGCTATTATTAAGGGAGATCCCGATGGAAGCCCGGTTTACCAACGGATCATGAATCCGCTGAAAAGCGAGATCATGCCCCCTGAAGATTCTCATAAAGTGCTTACTGCCGAGCAAAAGCAGCTCATTGGCCAATGGATTTCTGAAGGTGCCGAATGGGAAGGTCATTGGGCATTTATAAAACCCACCAAACCCGAGCCACCCGAAGTGTCCTGGGGCAGCAACAAGATCGACAAGTTCACTTTCGCCAGGATGCAGGAACAAGGCTTGAGCCCGAATGAAGAAGCGGATCGCCCCACCCTGGCTCGGCGTTTGTCGCTGGATCTGACCGGATTGCCGCCCACCCCAGAATTGGTAAGCGGCTTTGTAAACGATCGTTCTGACAATGCCTACGAAAACCTGGTGGACAAACTTTTAGCCTCCTCAACTTATGGGGAACACCAAGCGCGATTCTGGCTGGATGCCGCTCGTTATGCCGACACGCATGGACTTCATCTGGACAACTACCGTGAGATTTGGCCCTATCGTGATTGGGTGGTAAAAGCCTTTAATGATAACAAGCCATTCGATGAATTCACCGTCGAACAGATTGCAGGTGACCTACTTCCTCAACCCTCACTCGATCAACGACTGGCCACCGGATTCAATCGTTGCAATCCGACCACCAGCGAAGGCGGCGCCATCGACGCTGAATACCGGGCCATTTATGCCAAAGACCGCGTGGAAACAACAGCCACCGTATTCATGGGACTCACCATGGGTTGTGCTTCATGCCACGATCACAAGTTCGACCCGTTTACCATGAAGGACTTCTACAAGTTCTCCGCCTTCTTTAATAACTTCGATGGTCCCGTCATGGATGGAAACGCTTATGACACACGCCCCATCGTTGCCATTCCCAAGCCAGACCAAAAATCAGAATGGGAAGTGGTTAAAGCAAAACGCGATGAGCTAAACGACGCCATGGCTGCGCTTAAAAAAGAGAACAAAGAGGCTTACCAAGCTTGGCAGTCGCAGGAGGAAGTTCCTTTTGAAAAATTTGAGCACGACTTGCAGCTCGCACTAGAATTGAAATTCCAAAAGGAAGACAACCAGGACAACACGGAACGGAAGATTGCTAATAATCCCGTCAAAGAAGCTTCTATGGGCGACACGATCGACCTCTCAGAAGCCGGATTAGATTTTGATGCCAGCAAGCCGTTTACCATAACCGCTGAAATAAAGCTGCCAGCCGAGGGATCAGAGAAGTTGGTACGAATCCCAATTCTGGAGCAATTCGACGGAGATCGTGGTTGGAGACTGTCTGTCGCGAATTCTGATCCCACATTCCCGAACCGTTATCAAATCATCTTCCAACTCATCCACTCTCTTAAGAACAATGACCTCATTTCGGTTACGACCAAAAGTGAGCGCGTAAATCCCAGAGAGTTTAGTACGCCGACGATCAATATTACTTACGATGGTTCAGGAACGATTGCCGGGCTCACCGTGAGCAGTGGCTCACGTCAACCCTATGACTACTCCAAAGTTATCGATAACTTGAGTGGTTCAGTCGCGACCGTTGCCCCTCTCCGAGCAGGAAGCTATACCGACGGCCTGATACCGGGTGATCATGCATCTTCAAATTATAAGACCGGATACTATGACAAATCGAATGATGAACCCAAAACCGGTTTTATAAAGTCCGTCAAATTCTACGAGCGCCAGATTTACAGTTACGAGCTGACAAACATGACTGCCAAACGGCTAGAGGAACTATTGAAAGTACCTTCTGAACGCAGGCGTCCAAGCAATGAATCCCAAGTCGAGGATTACTATTACACCATCAAGGTTCCGGGGTATCTCGACCTGAAAGAGCAACAGGCAATCAACGATGTTCGCTACAACCACATTTATGACCAGGCTATAGTCTCTCTTGTCATGGAGGAAAAAGATGCGCTTCCATCCGCTCACATGCTGGCACGAGGAGAGTATGACAAACCAGGCGAAGAAGTCTTTGCAAACATACCAGAATCTTTGGGCCAACTTCCGGAAGATGCGCCCAAAAATCGCTTGGGCTTAGCAAACTGGCTCATAGATCCCGACAATCCACTTACCGCACGCGTCACGGTTAATCGATTCTGGCAAAATTATTTCGGTATTGGAATTGTAGCCACTTCAGAGGACTTCGGTCTCATGGGAGAAAACCCAACCCACCCAGAGTTGCTGGACTGGTTGGCCATCAACTTCCAGGAAACAGGCTGGAACGTAAAAGGCCTGATCAAGACCCTGGTCATGTCAGCTACCTACAGACAAAACTCGAAGGTAGAACCCGATGAACTGGCGATTGACCGCAATAACCGCTACCTTGCTCGCGGGCCCCGCTACCGTCTGGACGGCGAAGTCTTACGCGACAAGGCGCTGTTTGTCAGCGGAAGCCTCAACCCCAGAGTCGGTGGACCTCCAGTAAAACCCTATCAGCCTGAAGGCATCTGGAACGCAGTGGCCTACTCCGACTCCAACACGGCTCACTTTAGTCAGGACCATGGAGAAGCCCTGTATCGCAGAAGCTTATACACTTTCTGGAAACGTACGGCGCCTCCGCCAAACATGGTGGTGTTCGATGTGCCGTCTCGCGAAAACTGCAACGTACGTCGCGAAAGAACCAACACACCCCTGCAGGCCCTCACTCTGATGAACGATCCTCAATTCGTGGAAGCGGCCCGACAGCTAGCAGAACGTACTTTGACCGAGCACACAGGGTCCGCTTCAGAAAAGATCCGCCAAATATATACCTATGCCTTTGGAAGCGCCCCGATCGAAAAACACCATGAAATCTTAAAACGGTCCTACGAAACCTTTCACGATTCATTCAAGGACAGCCCGAAGGATGCACGCAGCTTAATTGAAACGGGAGACTCCTTCCCGAATCAAGATCTCGATCCCGTGGAACTGGCTTCCTTAACCATGGTGGCCAATCAAATCATGAACCTGGATTCCTTCATTAATAAATACTAA
- a CDS encoding DUF1501 domain-containing protein, which yields MNPLDQYVTYETRRQFLGKAAKGLGIAALSSILGPQAQGASTGQPALGTGFLGSPHFPAKAKRGIYLFMSGAPSQLDMYDYKPEMKAMFDKDLPDSIRRGQRLTTMTSGQVRFPVAPSIYEFEQVGKGGAWMSELLPYTKKVADDIAIIKSMYTEAINHDPAITYIQTGNQIPGRPSMGAWLSYGLGSLNENLPTFVILNSTWTGRKEAQALYSRLWGAGPLPSEHQGVAMRSKGDPVLYLTDPHGVSRDLRRKMLDGVNEINEDLYHEFGDPETHARISQYEMAFRMQSSVPELTDLSDEPDYIFDLYGPDAKIPGTFAYNCLMARRLAEKGVRFSQIFHRGWDQHGVLPKDLPNQCKDIDQATYALITDLKQRGMFDDTLVVWGGEFGRTIYCQGTLTETNYGRDHHPRCFTKWIAGAGIKGGTVYGDTDEFSYNITENPVHIRDLNATILNQFGINHETLNFRHQGLDLRLTGVEEARVVKEILT from the coding sequence ATGAACCCACTCGATCAATATGTCACCTACGAAACACGCCGGCAATTCCTTGGTAAGGCCGCCAAGGGACTCGGCATTGCTGCCCTGTCATCGATTCTAGGACCGCAAGCCCAAGGAGCCTCAACCGGCCAGCCGGCCCTGGGAACCGGGTTCCTGGGATCACCCCATTTTCCAGCGAAAGCCAAACGAGGCATTTACCTGTTTATGTCGGGAGCGCCTTCCCAGCTAGACATGTATGACTACAAGCCTGAGATGAAGGCGATGTTCGACAAGGATCTTCCAGATTCTATTCGACGCGGACAACGCCTAACCACGATGACCTCAGGGCAAGTCCGCTTTCCAGTAGCACCCTCTATTTACGAGTTTGAACAGGTGGGAAAGGGAGGTGCCTGGATGAGTGAACTCCTACCTTACACCAAAAAAGTTGCAGACGATATCGCGATCATCAAATCGATGTACACCGAGGCGATTAATCACGACCCAGCTATCACCTACATTCAAACCGGCAATCAAATCCCAGGCCGTCCGAGCATGGGAGCCTGGTTGAGTTATGGATTGGGGAGTTTAAACGAAAACTTACCCACCTTTGTCATTCTCAATTCCACCTGGACAGGTCGCAAGGAAGCTCAGGCGCTCTATTCCAGACTGTGGGGAGCGGGACCACTTCCTTCGGAGCACCAAGGAGTAGCCATGCGTTCCAAAGGAGATCCAGTACTCTATTTGACTGATCCCCATGGAGTCAGTCGAGATCTGCGCAGAAAGATGCTGGACGGAGTAAACGAGATCAACGAGGACCTGTACCATGAATTTGGGGACCCGGAGACACATGCTCGAATCTCACAATACGAAATGGCATTTCGTATGCAGAGCTCCGTTCCAGAACTCACGGATCTCTCAGATGAACCAGATTACATTTTTGATCTATACGGTCCCGATGCTAAAATACCAGGGACCTTTGCTTACAACTGCCTGATGGCTCGCCGATTGGCTGAGAAAGGCGTTCGTTTTTCTCAGATCTTTCACCGTGGCTGGGATCAACATGGCGTATTACCCAAGGATTTACCCAACCAGTGTAAGGATATCGACCAAGCGACCTATGCACTCATTACCGATCTAAAGCAGCGTGGAATGTTTGACGATACACTCGTTGTATGGGGCGGAGAATTCGGAAGAACTATTTACTGCCAGGGAACCTTGACGGAAACAAACTACGGTCGTGACCACCACCCACGTTGTTTCACGAAGTGGATTGCTGGAGCTGGCATCAAAGGAGGAACCGTCTACGGAGACACCGATGAATTCAGCTATAATATTACAGAAAACCCTGTTCATATCCGGGACTTGAATGCGACCATACTCAACCAGTTTGGCATCAACCACGAGACGCTAAACTTCCGTCATCAGGGTCTCGACCTGCGATTGACCGGAGTTGAAGAAGCCCGAGTGGTGAAGGAAATACTAACCTGA
- a CDS encoding class I SAM-dependent methyltransferase: MTEQEDNQSAAFKAVESLYEDLGKNQAFWTVMTYPEYLDDKNEDAFFDSGKEEVQAQINRLAKLDFQIQKGRCLDFGCGVGRLTNALAEHFDSAVGVDVSSTMIDRANKIKRQANAEFVLNKREDLAQLEEATFDFFYSNKTIQHIPYPASKNYIKDFFRLLKPGGLTVFLVHDCYHHEEGSPGFNLVKWHREKVRPFFKQLRGKPPVQIHPISKQNIEKFVTDAGGEILHNETDTPYTRRKSGNLRTWYWARRKT; this comes from the coding sequence ATGACCGAACAGGAAGATAATCAATCAGCCGCATTCAAGGCTGTTGAATCCCTCTACGAGGATCTCGGAAAAAACCAGGCCTTTTGGACAGTCATGACCTATCCCGAATACTTGGACGATAAAAACGAGGATGCCTTCTTCGATTCAGGAAAGGAAGAAGTACAGGCCCAGATCAATCGTCTGGCAAAACTGGACTTTCAGATTCAAAAAGGTCGGTGCCTTGATTTCGGCTGTGGAGTGGGTCGACTAACCAATGCCTTAGCAGAACACTTTGATTCAGCCGTTGGAGTCGATGTGTCTTCAACCATGATCGACCGAGCTAACAAAATCAAACGACAAGCCAACGCTGAGTTCGTCCTGAACAAGCGAGAGGATCTAGCTCAGCTCGAGGAGGCCACATTCGACTTTTTTTACAGCAATAAAACAATACAGCACATCCCCTACCCAGCCTCCAAGAATTACATCAAAGATTTCTTTCGTCTTCTAAAACCAGGCGGTTTAACCGTGTTTCTAGTGCACGATTGCTACCACCATGAGGAAGGCTCCCCTGGCTTCAACCTGGTCAAATGGCACCGGGAAAAAGTGCGTCCCTTTTTCAAACAACTGAGAGGTAAACCCCCAGTACAAATCCATCCCATCTCCAAACAAAACATTGAGAAATTCGTGACGGATGCCGGAGGTGAAATCTTGCACAACGAGACCGACACGCCCTATACTCGAAGAAAGAGTGGCAATCTGAGGACCTGGTATTGGGCTCGCAGAAAAACCTAA
- a CDS encoding MFS transporter has translation MFDFRTAIAGWNSDFKRLAVATASLGVFFGVLMTLQHNFMVEELGIEVHELGIVEAFREMPGFFNFVFLAIMIALSPPLAAAICLVLMGLGIAMFSQVETVVAFTLFSVVWSIGFHAWAPLSQSMGILYSPEDGKGKALGQLRAVEGLAWLLIIVVCKFAFDYINYAGLFVLAGVACLIGSYVISGATRKKVSVVDRSFLLRKKYWLYYTLQFLQGCRKQIFITFAVFALVKVHGMPIHSTIILMFINQLLIFLTGSWFGRLIDVHGERRMLSISYVVLTLVFLGYGFIEHRPTLYVLYCVDNLVFFGGIALTTYLNRIAPPEDLKPSLSMGVTFNHISSVAAPLMGGFAWHYFGYQAIFFAGAFFALVSLVFAQFIPKRSAVSSG, from the coding sequence ATGTTCGATTTTAGGACAGCCATAGCTGGATGGAATAGCGACTTTAAGCGACTCGCAGTAGCGACTGCTTCGTTGGGTGTCTTTTTTGGCGTGCTCATGACCTTGCAGCACAACTTCATGGTTGAGGAATTGGGCATTGAGGTGCACGAGCTGGGAATCGTTGAAGCGTTCCGCGAAATGCCGGGTTTTTTCAACTTTGTGTTCCTGGCTATCATGATTGCGCTGTCACCTCCTCTTGCCGCAGCTATCTGTCTGGTGCTGATGGGGCTGGGAATAGCTATGTTCTCGCAAGTGGAAACCGTGGTTGCGTTTACCCTGTTTTCGGTGGTGTGGAGTATTGGTTTTCATGCCTGGGCTCCATTGAGCCAGAGTATGGGGATTCTGTATTCCCCTGAAGATGGAAAAGGAAAAGCGTTGGGACAATTGCGTGCGGTTGAAGGCCTGGCTTGGTTGCTCATCATTGTCGTGTGTAAGTTTGCTTTCGATTACATTAACTACGCAGGCTTGTTTGTCTTGGCGGGCGTAGCTTGCTTGATCGGTAGCTATGTGATTTCTGGGGCTACTCGAAAGAAAGTCTCTGTAGTCGACCGCAGCTTCCTTTTAAGGAAAAAATATTGGCTCTACTACACCTTGCAATTTCTGCAGGGCTGTCGGAAACAGATTTTTATTACTTTTGCTGTCTTTGCGTTGGTCAAAGTGCATGGCATGCCCATTCACTCGACCATTATTCTAATGTTCATCAATCAGCTCCTGATTTTTCTGACGGGCTCCTGGTTCGGCCGCTTAATTGATGTCCATGGTGAACGAAGGATGCTCAGTATCAGCTATGTCGTTTTGACTTTGGTCTTCCTCGGATACGGATTCATCGAACACCGCCCGACGCTCTATGTCCTCTACTGTGTGGATAATTTGGTCTTCTTTGGTGGGATTGCATTGACGACTTACTTGAATCGTATTGCTCCGCCCGAAGACTTGAAGCCAAGTCTCTCAATGGGGGTGACCTTTAATCACATATCCTCCGTTGCTGCACCTTTAATGGGTGGCTTTGCCTGGCACTATTTCGGATATCAAGCGATCTTCTTTGCGGGAGCATTCTTTGCCTTAGTATCGCTCGTGTTTGCACAGTTTATTCCGAAGAGGTCGGCTGTGAGTTCAGGTTAG
- a CDS encoding DUF1080 domain-containing protein has product MKMSILLPLITLTLAGATLAFGAGHKNDEGWKSVFNGKNLEGWTASKENPNSYTVKNGNLILKGGRSHLFYSGSVGGSNFKNFELKLQAKTMANANSGVYFHTKYQDAGWPDQGFEAQVNTSHKDPKKTGSLYAVANIYVAMKPEPEFTVRVDKSGAQIWQDQAPSTDGEWFDYHIIVVDDTVTLKINGETMVQWTQPEGWEGPKNMPGRVLGSGTIALQAHDPDSEVHYRNIKLKILD; this is encoded by the coding sequence ATGAAAATGTCTATACTTCTACCTCTTATTACCCTAACGCTGGCGGGAGCCACTTTGGCTTTTGGCGCCGGTCATAAAAATGACGAAGGCTGGAAATCTGTCTTCAACGGCAAAAACCTGGAAGGATGGACTGCCAGTAAAGAGAATCCCAATTCCTATACCGTAAAGAATGGCAACCTGATCCTGAAAGGCGGACGCTCACACCTGTTTTATTCGGGATCAGTCGGTGGATCCAATTTTAAGAATTTCGAGTTGAAGCTTCAGGCCAAGACGATGGCGAATGCCAACTCTGGCGTTTATTTTCATACTAAATATCAGGATGCTGGATGGCCCGACCAAGGCTTTGAGGCTCAGGTTAATACCTCCCACAAAGATCCCAAGAAAACCGGAAGCCTTTACGCAGTCGCCAATATCTATGTAGCGATGAAGCCAGAACCCGAATTTACAGTGCGCGTCGACAAGTCAGGTGCCCAAATCTGGCAGGACCAAGCACCCTCTACGGATGGGGAATGGTTCGATTACCATATCATCGTTGTTGACGACACCGTAACGCTCAAAATTAACGGAGAGACCATGGTTCAGTGGACACAGCCAGAAGGCTGGGAAGGTCCAAAGAATATGCCTGGTCGCGTACTTGGAAGTGGAACGATTGCTCTTCAAGCTCACGATCCAGATAGCGAAGTTCACTACCGCAATATTAAGCTGAAGATTCTAGACTGA
- the rpiB gene encoding ribose 5-phosphate isomerase B, producing MLRIAIGTDHAGYELKEILKAHLIEKGYELDDFGTSSPESVDYPDFIRPAAKSVAAGENDVGIVLGGSGNGEAIVANKVAGIRCGLCWNEVSARLTKEHNNANVISIGARMVTPELALCIVDSWLSAVYEGGRHQARLDKIE from the coding sequence ATGCTTAGAATTGCCATCGGAACCGACCACGCCGGATATGAGCTTAAAGAAATATTGAAGGCTCACCTGATTGAAAAAGGCTATGAACTTGATGATTTTGGTACGAGCAGCCCTGAGTCGGTCGATTATCCGGACTTCATTCGACCAGCAGCCAAAAGCGTGGCTGCTGGCGAGAATGACGTAGGCATCGTCCTCGGTGGTAGCGGTAATGGGGAGGCGATTGTGGCAAACAAGGTCGCTGGCATTCGATGCGGCCTTTGCTGGAACGAGGTCAGTGCTCGGCTGACCAAGGAGCATAACAATGCCAATGTCATTTCCATCGGAGCCAGGATGGTAACCCCTGAGCTGGCGTTATGTATTGTAGATAGCTGGTTGAGTGCCGTTTACGAAGGAGGACGCCATCAGGCACGGCTGGATAAGATTGAGTAG
- a CDS encoding arylsulfatase produces the protein MNSFLRILLVLGLLSQVLLQADSHPNIILIYTDDQGYGDASNLNPDAKFKTPALDRLAAEGLTFTDGHCSDTVCTPSRYGLLTGRYSWRTHLKRGVFGAERACLIEDGRMTLASLLRDNGYATAMVGKWHLGMEFPGTFGKRDWSQPVTDMPLDKGFDYFWGIPASLNYGILAWFDGRYAAVPPTLFTAKKNNDRHPDYRIMPPYQTSPDIVPAPQKTKPIEIAPDFVDSECLTRFTDKAIDWMGQQTQENPEKPFFVYLPFTSPHYPVAPLPRFWGEGEAGGYGEFMIETDFHVGRVLDFLDRKGIAENTLVIFSSDNGPERTWEQRIEEFGHDSSHIYKEGKRSIYEGGHRVPFFMRWPAKIPAGSSYDGVASQTDLLATFADIVGAQLKDDEGEDSVSLFSALKNPSQDLDRSAIISHASNGRFAISDGEWKLIMPHGKLDYELYNLKRDPGEDNNLYGKHSKIQNRLEKRITTMVQNGRTTPGSKQKNDVPWWQDLTWIAN, from the coding sequence ATGAATTCATTCTTACGTATATTACTCGTCCTGGGATTGCTCTCTCAGGTCTTGCTACAAGCAGACTCGCATCCGAATATCATCCTCATCTACACCGATGACCAAGGCTATGGTGATGCGAGCAATCTCAATCCGGATGCCAAATTCAAAACACCGGCCCTCGACCGGCTCGCCGCAGAAGGGCTCACTTTTACCGATGGGCATTGTTCGGATACGGTTTGCACTCCTTCCCGCTATGGATTGCTCACGGGACGCTACAGCTGGCGCACGCATTTAAAGCGAGGCGTCTTTGGAGCGGAACGCGCCTGTCTCATTGAAGACGGACGTATGACCTTGGCATCTTTGCTGCGGGATAATGGTTATGCCACCGCCATGGTCGGTAAGTGGCACCTTGGTATGGAGTTTCCGGGTACTTTTGGGAAACGAGATTGGAGCCAACCGGTAACCGATATGCCTCTCGATAAGGGCTTTGATTACTTCTGGGGTATTCCGGCTTCCTTGAATTATGGAATTCTTGCCTGGTTTGATGGTCGTTATGCCGCCGTACCACCCACACTCTTCACGGCTAAGAAAAACAATGACAGGCATCCGGACTACCGGATCATGCCTCCCTATCAGACCTCACCCGACATCGTCCCGGCTCCGCAAAAAACCAAACCGATTGAAATTGCTCCGGACTTTGTCGACAGCGAATGCCTGACCCGTTTTACAGACAAGGCGATTGATTGGATGGGGCAACAGACTCAGGAAAATCCTGAGAAACCCTTCTTCGTCTACTTACCCTTCACGTCTCCCCACTACCCAGTGGCACCGCTTCCTCGTTTCTGGGGTGAAGGTGAAGCCGGCGGTTATGGAGAGTTTATGATCGAAACAGATTTTCACGTTGGGCGCGTGTTGGACTTTCTTGATCGAAAAGGCATCGCCGAAAATACCTTGGTGATTTTCTCCAGTGACAATGGTCCTGAACGAACCTGGGAGCAACGGATTGAGGAGTTTGGTCACGACAGCTCTCACATTTATAAAGAAGGAAAACGCTCCATCTACGAAGGCGGTCATCGGGTGCCATTTTTCATGCGTTGGCCGGCGAAAATTCCAGCTGGTTCTTCCTATGACGGTGTAGCCAGTCAAACTGATCTCCTCGCAACGTTTGCTGATATCGTAGGTGCTCAACTCAAGGACGATGAAGGCGAAGACTCGGTGAGTTTGTTTTCGGCTTTGAAAAATCCTTCCCAGGACTTGGATCGATCCGCGATTATCAGTCATGCCTCGAATGGGCGGTTTGCTATCAGCGATGGGGAATGGAAGTTGATTATGCCTCACGGCAAGCTCGACTACGAGCTCTACAACCTGAAACGCGATCCCGGTGAAGATAACAATCTATACGGTAAGCATTCCAAAATTCAAAACCGCCTCGAGAAACGAATCACCACGATGGTGCAAAACGGTCGCACGACACCAGGATCCAAACAAAAGAATGATGTACCGTGGTGGCAGGATCTCACCTGGATCGCTAACTAA
- a CDS encoding cupin domain-containing protein produces MKDWIEELGLQHLDHESGLYVVEKTSHIQVDSKLGSSAASNCIYYALTRDHPQNHLHWLEPDDHHILISGGPADYYLFHEDGSVEKKTLGLDLKAGQRPIIVAPGACGKALRLHDPADFLLVGSVVTPAWKPERVRLGGGQAFIDKYAGKAEWATRDHLRSLIGPNWKADS; encoded by the coding sequence ATGAAGGACTGGATTGAAGAACTGGGATTACAGCATTTGGACCATGAGTCAGGTCTTTATGTGGTGGAAAAGACCTCACATATCCAGGTCGATTCCAAACTCGGTTCTTCAGCGGCGAGTAATTGCATCTACTATGCACTGACTCGCGATCATCCCCAAAACCACCTTCATTGGTTAGAGCCAGACGATCACCACATTCTCATCTCAGGAGGACCGGCAGACTACTATCTATTCCACGAGGATGGCTCTGTTGAAAAGAAAACTCTAGGTTTGGACCTGAAAGCAGGACAACGCCCCATAATCGTCGCACCCGGGGCTTGTGGGAAAGCACTACGCCTGCACGACCCAGCGGATTTCCTTCTCGTTGGGTCGGTAGTAACTCCCGCGTGGAAACCGGAGCGAGTTCGTCTTGGAGGTGGTCAGGCATTTATAGATAAATACGCTGGTAAAGCTGAATGGGCCACCCGTGATCACTTGCGATCGCTTATAGGCCCCAACTGGAAAGCGGATTCCTAA